GAGGTCGCCGACGACCAGGTCGACGTCGCCCAGTCTGGCCGCGGCCGCCCGTGGGTCGCGGACCAGGGCCCGGACGGTCGCCGCGCGGGCACGCAGCTCACGAACCACGTGCGCGCCGACGTTGCCGGTCGCTCCGGTGACGAGAATGGTGGTCATCGCAATGCCTTTCCGTTGCTGTCCGCTGGCGGGATGTTGTGGTTGAGGTGGAAGACGTTGTCCGGGTCCCAGACGCGCTTGAGCGCGCGGAGCCGGGTCCAGTTGGCGTCGGTGAAGGCGCTGCGGGTGCGGGTGGGATCGGTCAGCAGGGTGAGGAACGTTCCGCCCGTCGCGTGCGGCGCGAGCCGGTCGCGCAGCCGGTCGAGATGGGCGTCGACAACCGAGCGATCCGCATTCGGGTACGGGCCGACGGCCATCACGGAGAACGGCACGTCGCGGTGTCCGGCCGGGCCGGCGCCCGGTGCCGGGTGGGCCATCGCACCGCCCCAGTGCCGCACCTCCACAAAGGCCAGTGGCGAGTCGTCCGCTCCGGCCTCGACAATCGCGTCGAGCGCGTCGCCGGGCAGGTCGTGGAACATCTCGAACTCCTGCCGGTTGGCCATCGGCGGCGCGTCGGGGCCGTTCGTCGCGATGGCGGCGTCGGCGAAGGTGCGCGGCGCGAACGCGTCCACCAGGGGCGGGCCCGCCGCGGCCAGCAGGGGCCCGAGCGCCGGCCGGCCGTCGTCGCCGTGGTGGAACGCCCGGATGGCCAGCACCCGCCGGCCGCGAAGATGCTCCGGCACGACCGGGGCCGGCGGCAGGCGCAGGAGCAGCACGGCCGTGTTCATTTGCCAGGGCTCGTCGGGTGCCCACTGCCGGTAGGCGTCGAGCACGGCCCGAGCGCGTTCCAGCGGGTAGAACGACATGCCCGCGTAGACGCGGCCGGCCGGGTAGAGCCCGAACTCGAGCGACGTGACGACGCCGAAGTTCCCGCCGCCCCCGCGCAGCGCCCAGAACAGGTCGGGATGCTCGCGCGCGCTGGCGGTCAGCATGGTGCCGTCGGCGGTGACCACCTCGGCGCTGACCATGCTGTCGGCGGCGAAGCCGAACGTCCGGGACAGCCAGGACTGGCCGCCGCCGAGCGTGTAGCCGGTCACCCCGACCGTCCCGCACCGGCCGGCGAGCCCGGCTAGGCCAAACCGCCCGGCGGCCCGGTTGACGTCGGTCCAGATCGCGCCGGGGCCGACGCGGGCGACACCGCGGGTCGGGTCGATCTCGATGTCGGCCATCGCCGAGGTCTTGAGCAGCAGCGCGCCGTCGGCGCCGGCCACGGTGCCGTGGCCGGTCGCCTGCACGGCCAGGGGCAGGTCGCGGGTGCGGGCGGCCAGCACGGCCGCCCGCACGTCGGACGGCCGTTCGGCGACGGCCACGACCGCCGGCCGCAGGTCGATGGTGCGGTTCCAGCCGAGCCGGTGGTCGTCGTAGCCGGGATCGCCCGGGCGGAACGTCCGCAGCGCCGGGATCTCGATCGTTGTCATGTGGCCGAAGTTAGGCAATGACCGGCCTGGGACGGATGTGTCGTGGATGTGGTCCGGATGCGGTCCTACCCTGAGGCGGTGATCGTGCAGGTGCTCGGTACGGCCACCGTCAACGCTTCGCCCCCCGTGCGCCTGGAGCGCAAGGCGCGCGAAGCGCTGAGCGTGCTGACCGTGTTTGCCCCGGCCGCGCCCACTCTCGACGAGCTCGCCCGGCTGCTGTGGGACGACCCGCCACCGTCGGCCGTCAAGACGCTGCGCGCGCACCTGTCGCGGATCCGGGCCGCGCTGCGGGCGGCGGGCGCCGACCCCGGCATCGAACGCGTCGGCCGCGACGGCTACCGGCTGGCGATCGATCTCGCGGAGACCGACCTCGGTCTCGTGGCCGACGCCCGCGCCCGGGCCCGCCGGCTGCGGGCCGACGGGCGCCCCGACAGTGCCGCCGCCGTGCTCGCCGAGGCCCGCGCCCGGTGGCGGGGCGACCCGGAGCTGCCGGACACGACCGCCGCCGCCGCGCTGGCACAGGGCTGGCGCCGGGAACGCCGGCTCCTGGTGCAGGAACACCTGGCCTGCCTGGTCGACGGCCACGACCCGGCCCAGGCGATCAGCGAGCTGGAGCGGCTCACCGCCGAAGACCCGCTCGACGAGCCACTGTGGGTGCATTACGTCCGAGCGCTGCACCGGGCCGGCCGCCAGAACGAGGCGCTGCGGGCCGCGGCGGCCGCGCGGGCGGCACTTGTCGAGGTCGGGCTCGACCCCACGAGCGCGCTGCGCGACGCCCAGGCCGAGGTCTTCGCGCCACAAGCGCCACCCGCGCCGCCGGCGCCGCCCGCCCCGACCGCCGCGGCGGCGGTCACCATCGCCTATGCCACGGGGGATGACGGCGCGACCGCGTACACCCGGCTGTCCTCTTCGGGTCGTGACCTGGTCGTGCTGAACCCCGCGATGCTCACCATCGACGGCCTGCTCGACGAGCAGCACGCCCGGAGCGCCCTCGCCCACCTCGCACGGCACGCCGCCGTCAGCTGCTTCGACCGGCGCGGCATCGGGCTGTCCGACCCGCTCGACGAGCGGCGCTCCCCGCTGGACCAGTGGGTCGCCGATCTGCGGCAGGTGCTGGACGCGCTGGCCGTCGACCGGGCCGACCTGTTCGCCAACTTCGACACCGGGCTGATCGCCCTGGAGTTCGCCGCCCGCTATCCGCAGCGGGTGCGCTCACTCGTCCTCACCCAGTGCTATCCGACCTACCTACGCACGGCGGACTACCCCTACGGCCTGGACCCGGCCACGACCGAGGGGCTCATCCGCGACTCGGTCGCGCCCGGCGATCCCGCGCGCCGCATCGACACCGTCGCGCAGGCCGCACCCAGCGTCGCCGGCGACGAGGCGTTCCGCAGCTGGTGGAACCGCATCGGCCAGCGGGCCGCCGGGCCGACGGTGGCCACCGCCATCCGCACCGTCGCCACCCGCACCGACCTGCGCCACCGGCTCGCCGCGGTCACCGCGCCGACGCTCGTGCTGCACCGCCGCAACTGTGTCAACGTCGACGTCGGGCATGCCCGCTATCTCGCGGAGCACCTGCCCGACGCCCGGCTGCGGCTCACCGCCGGCACCGACGCCCTGTGGTTGACCGACAGCACCGACCAGCTCGACCACGCCGTGGAGTTCCTGGCCGAGCCGCGACGGTGAGCCGGCTCAGCCGCCGTTGGCGAGGAGCTGGTCGACCGGGGCGTATTCGTCGGTGAGCGGCTCGGCGTCGCCGACGAACGCGGCCAGTTCGGCGCCGGTGACGATCGTGGCGTGACCGCCGTCGTCGTCGGCGCTGATCCCGGTCGCGAGCTGGTCCATTGGCAGCGGCGCGGGTGACGCCACGATGACGAAGTTGGAGCCCTGCTCGCCGGCCAGCGACCGGGCCGGCGCGATCAGCGCGACGTGCGGGAACTCGGCGGCGACGGTGGCGACCTCGGCCTTGATGAAGCGCAGCGGTGGATAGTCGATGACGTTCTGCGCGTAGATGCCGTCCGGCCGGACGACCCGGCGGATGTCGGCGGCCATCTCCCGGGTGGCCAGGTGCCAGGGCACCACGAGATGGCCGAACGCGTCGCCGATCACCAGGTCGGTGCTGGCCGACGCGCGCTTCGCGAGCAGCATCCGGGCGTCGCCGACCTTCGTCGTCAGGTCGGCGCCCTGGCGCACCCCGAGCTCGCGTTCGTCGAGCTTGACCAGCGCGCCGTCCAGCTCGTACACCTCGTTGCTGGTTCCGGGTCGGGTCGCGGTGAGATAGCGCGGCATCGTGAAGCCGCCGCCGCCGAGGTGCACGGCGTCGATCCGCTGGCCGGGCGGCTTGACGGCGCCGGCGACCGCACCGAGCCAGCGCGTGTAGGCGAACTCCAGATAGGTCGGGTCGTCGAGGTCGACGAAGGAGTGCCGGGCCGAGTTGAGGAACAGCGTCCGGCCGCCCTCGCGCGCCGGGTCCGGCACGACCGCGGCGCAGTGGTAGGCGGTCTCGATGTCGCACGGCGTCGGCGCGGCCGCGGAGAGCCCGGCG
This genomic interval from Asanoa ferruginea contains the following:
- a CDS encoding FAD-binding oxidoreductase — encoded protein: MTTIEIPALRTFRPGDPGYDDHRLGWNRTIDLRPAVVAVAERPSDVRAAVLAARTRDLPLAVQATGHGTVAGADGALLLKTSAMADIEIDPTRGVARVGPGAIWTDVNRAAGRFGLAGLAGRCGTVGVTGYTLGGGQSWLSRTFGFAADSMVSAEVVTADGTMLTASAREHPDLFWALRGGGGNFGVVTSLEFGLYPAGRVYAGMSFYPLERARAVLDAYRQWAPDEPWQMNTAVLLLRLPPAPVVPEHLRGRRVLAIRAFHHGDDGRPALGPLLAAAGPPLVDAFAPRTFADAAIATNGPDAPPMANRQEFEMFHDLPGDALDAIVEAGADDSPLAFVEVRHWGGAMAHPAPGAGPAGHRDVPFSVMAVGPYPNADRSVVDAHLDRLRDRLAPHATGGTFLTLLTDPTRTRSAFTDANWTRLRALKRVWDPDNVFHLNHNIPPADSNGKALR
- a CDS encoding fused MFS/spermidine synthase, translating into MDQSTAAAVETSERRPLPGGLAAFLVFFASGAVLVLETVALRLVGPYLGVTLQVTSSVIGIALAAIAYGAWTGGRLADKHNPRTLLPGALVLAGIATAVTLPVVRYAGEALRGNAVSGILLLTALAIFIPAFLLSAVTPLVVKLQLSDLRNTGQVVGKLSSVGTLGAVTATLVTGFILVAALPTSVILIGLAVALGIAGLAIGVYLRRTDKLPLAGTSRAGAVLAVIGLAGAGLSAAAPTPCDIETAYHCAAVVPDPAREGGRTLFLNSARHSFVDLDDPTYLEFAYTRWLGAVAGAVKPPGQRIDAVHLGGGGFTMPRYLTATRPGTSNEVYELDGALVKLDERELGVRQGADLTTKVGDARMLLAKRASASTDLVIGDAFGHLVVPWHLATREMAADIRRVVRPDGIYAQNVIDYPPLRFIKAEVATVAAEFPHVALIAPARSLAGEQGSNFVIVASPAPLPMDQLATGISADDDGGHATIVTGAELAAFVGDAEPLTDEYAPVDQLLANGG
- a CDS encoding alpha/beta hydrolase, which produces MDVVRMRSYPEAVIVQVLGTATVNASPPVRLERKAREALSVLTVFAPAAPTLDELARLLWDDPPPSAVKTLRAHLSRIRAALRAAGADPGIERVGRDGYRLAIDLAETDLGLVADARARARRLRADGRPDSAAAVLAEARARWRGDPELPDTTAAAALAQGWRRERRLLVQEHLACLVDGHDPAQAISELERLTAEDPLDEPLWVHYVRALHRAGRQNEALRAAAAARAALVEVGLDPTSALRDAQAEVFAPQAPPAPPAPPAPTAAAAVTIAYATGDDGATAYTRLSSSGRDLVVLNPAMLTIDGLLDEQHARSALAHLARHAAVSCFDRRGIGLSDPLDERRSPLDQWVADLRQVLDALAVDRADLFANFDTGLIALEFAARYPQRVRSLVLTQCYPTYLRTADYPYGLDPATTEGLIRDSVAPGDPARRIDTVAQAAPSVAGDEAFRSWWNRIGQRAAGPTVATAIRTVATRTDLRHRLAAVTAPTLVLHRRNCVNVDVGHARYLAEHLPDARLRLTAGTDALWLTDSTDQLDHAVEFLAEPRR